The Methanomicrobia archaeon genome segment AGTTGCAAAAGGGCGTCTACCAAAACAAGGATTGAAACTTGGCCGTGGCGGAACAACAGTCAAAGTGATAACTGGAAGTTGCAAAAGGGCGTCTACCAAAACAAGGATTGAAACAATCACCTCTAGCTCCTCTAAGGAGAATCCCGTTAATTCGGTTGCAAAAGGAAGTCTACCAGAACAAGGATTGAACGAGGCGTGTGGGGGGTGACAAAATAAAATCTCGACCCCACCTTAAACGCCCTTGCAATTTCATTCTTCTGAATGACTCCCCGCCTGTTTCGCGATGCCCTGAACGCCGCGCTCCAGAAACTTACCTTCCCCTGGCTCACGCCACACCCGACTTCGACAGGCAGGGAGACCGGATACTTCCAGAAAACCATCAAGGAAAGCGACCTTTACGAGATGTACAAGCGCAACCAGCTCGCGCACAACATCGTTTACGCGGTCGCTCATGACGCGCTTGCTGGTGAATTTACGGTCTGCGATAGCACGGGCGAAGTGCTCGAAAAGCTCAACGAGCAGGTTCAGAACCTCTATGCGCAGATGATCTTCCAGCCGCTGTTGAAATGCCTCATCTTCGCGCGGCTCTACGGTTCCGCGGGGATCTTAATCGGCTACCGCGACCCGCGCAGTTTTGAGCATCCCGCGAACCCCAAGAATAAAATCGATTACCTTTTCGCGATACCGCATGGCTGGGTCGCCGCGAAAGTCGCGGCAACGGATGACGCGGGCAACGTCACGATCCCCGCGCAGCTCGCGTATTACGAGCTTTCGACGCCGAGCATCAAGATCCACGCTTCGCGGATCATCCACCTGCAGCCGCTCTCGATCGAGGAGAATTTCGAGGGCGAATCGTGCTTAATTCCGCTTTTCGATGCGCTTACGATACTCAAGAATTTAGATTGGGCAACGGGCCAGACGATGTTCCGCCACGGTGCCGGCCTGACCACCGTGGTCGCCGGCGAAAACGCCAACCAGGAGCAGATCGACGCGATCGACGCGGTCGTGACTGAGATCAACAGTAAGACCGTGATCACGCTTCCGCCCGGGTGCACGGTCGAAACGCACCGGCCCGGCGCACTCGATCCCGAGAAGTTCTACACCGTCATCTGCAACCAGATCGCCGGCGGCGCGAACATCCCGGTCTCTATCCTGCTCGGCGCGCAGAAGGGCGCGGTTGAAGCGGCCTCGAAGGATCGCAAGGACTACGCGGATATGCTCTTGACGATCCAGAAAACGGTGCTCGCGCCTGCGCTCACCGCGATCGTGAAGAGGTTCCAGGCGAGCGGGCAGCTGCCACCGGCGGAGTTTCTTCTGAACTGGTCGTCGCCCGCGATCTTCCTGCTCGATGTCGCCCGCGGGCGGCTCTACGATGCACGCGCGGAGACGGAAGCCGCGAAGGCCGAACGCGAACGCGCGCAGGCGGAGCTCATTCGCGCGCAGGCGGCGGCGCTGAATGCGGGTGAAGAAGAAGGCGAAGGTGAAGAAGAAGCGGAACCGGAGGAGGCGAGCCCTAACGAGTGACACCCACCGACCTCATCTTCACTGATCTTGAATCCCTGGGGATCGCTTCGGCAGCTGCTGCAGCCGCGATGCTCTACGTGCTCCGCTTCTGCTCGTTCAAGGTGCGCCTACAGTGGAACCACCTCTGGCGATACGTGCGCTGGGCGTTCCAGACGTTCGTCCTGCGCAAGAGCATCGCGCGCCAGCGATACCATATCGCACCGCTTGAGAACGCGGATCCGCACGCGGTCTTCCAGGAGCTCGTGCTGCTCGGCTATCAGCCCAATTAC includes the following:
- a CDS encoding DUF1073 domain-containing protein translates to MTPRLFRDALNAALQKLTFPWLTPHPTSTGRETGYFQKTIKESDLYEMYKRNQLAHNIVYAVAHDALAGEFTVCDSTGEVLEKLNEQVQNLYAQMIFQPLLKCLIFARLYGSAGILIGYRDPRSFEHPANPKNKIDYLFAIPHGWVAAKVAATDDAGNVTIPAQLAYYELSTPSIKIHASRIIHLQPLSIEENFEGESCLIPLFDALTILKNLDWATGQTMFRHGAGLTTVVAGENANQEQIDAIDAVVTEINSKTVITLPPGCTVETHRPGALDPEKFYTVICNQIAGGANIPVSILLGAQKGAVEAASKDRKDYADMLLTIQKTVLAPALTAIVKRFQASGQLPPAEFLLNWSSPAIFLLDVARGRLYDARAETEAAKAERERAQAELIRAQAAALNAGEEEGEGEEEAEPEEASPNE